GCGGCGGGCTCCTCGGCTACATCAAGCTCGCCGCGCCCACCCCGCTCGCCTGCAACCGCCATGTCCTCCAGATCCAGGGGCTCGTGGTCGCGGACGCGGCACGCGGGCGCGGGGTCGGCCGGGCGCTCCTCCGCGCGGCCGGTACGGAGGCGCGCCGCCGGGGCGCGGTCCGGCTCACCCTGCGGGTGCTCGGCCACAACGCCCCGGCCCGTGCCCTGTACACATCGGAGGGCTTCGCGGTCGAGGGGGTGCTGCCCGGGGAGTTCCTGCTCGACGGGGAGTACGTCGACGACGTCCTGATGGGCCGCTCGCTGCCCTAGCCCCGGCCCGGGTCCCGTCAGAGCAGGTCCCGGCCGTCGCCGAAGCGCTCCCACAGCCGGGGAAACCGTTCCGCCAGCGTCTCCTCGTCGTCGAAGTCGAACGGGGTGCCCGCCGGTTCCGCGGGCTGCGGCGGAATGCCCAGCTCCGGTGCCACGGCCCCGGTGAGCCGTTCATACGCCTCGTCCGCCGCGTACCCCAGGTCCTCCCCGTCCCCGTCGATCTCGGGGTCGAACTCGTCCAGCAGCTCCGCGAGCGCGTCCGGCTCGTGCACCGCCCCCTCGAAGACCTCCCTGCCCTGGCCGATGAGCCAGCAGCGGAAGTAGTCGAAGACGTCGTCGCTCGCCCCGTCGAGCAGCACGGCCGCCGCGCCCCACAGATCCCAGGTGTACGCGCGGTTGTACCGGGCCTCGAAGTGCCGGGCGAAGTCCAGCACGGAGTCGGGGTCGAGCTGGGCCAGCCGTTCGACCAGCAGATCGGCGTGGTCCTCGGGGTCGCCGTCGGCGGCCTCGCGGGTGCGGTCCACGATCTCCCAGAACTCCGTCTCGTCCATCACGGGTCCAGCATCACGGCCGGAGCGGAGCCGCGCACGCGGAGCCGCCGAACAGGCTGACTCCCCGGACACCGTCAGAAGCCGGACAGCAGGTGTCCGGTATCCGTGCGAGCGTCGTCCGCATGACAGCAGAGGACAGGACGACGACGGCGGACGGCATGACGGCGGACGGTACGACGAGGGGCGGTACGGCGGGTTGCGGCGCACGGGCGGACGCGCCGCTGGCCGGGCGGGTGGCGCTGGTGGCCGGGGCGACCCGGGGCGCGGGCCGCGCCATCGCCGTCCAGCTCGGGGCGGCGGGCGCCACGGTCTACGCGACCGGCAGGACCACCCGGGACCGGGTCAGCGAACTGGGCCGGGCGGGGGAGACCATCGAGGGGACGGCCGAGCTGGTCGACGCGGCGGGCGGGACGGGCATCGCCATCGCCGCCGACCATCTGGAGCCGGAGCGGGTACGGGAGGTGGTCGCCCGGATCGACCGCAACCACGGGCGGCTCGACATCCTCGTCAACGATGTGTGGGGCGGGAACGGCCTGCTCGACTTCGGCACCCGGATGTGGGACGTCGACCTGGACCGGGGGCTGCGGATGCTCGACCTCGGGGTGCGGACCCACATCATCACCAGCAGCATCGCCCTGCCGCTGCTGATCCGCAGGCCCGGCGGGCTGGTGGTGGAGGTCACGGACGGCACCGAGCGCACCAACCGGGAGCCCCGGGAGAACTTCTACTACGACCTCGCCAAGAACGCCCCCATCCGGATGGCCCGCCTCCTCGGCGAGGAGCTGATGGAGCTGGGCTGCACGGCGGTCGCCGTCACCCCCGGCTTCCTGCGCTCCGAGGAGATGCTCGACCACTTCGGCCTCACGGAGGAGAACTGGCGCGAGGGGACCGAGGCGCAGCCGCACTGGTCCCTCTCGGAGAGCCCCGTCTATCTGGGGCGGGGCCTCGCCGCCCTCGCCGCCGACCCGGGGCGGCACCGCTGGAACGGGCAGTCGCTGGACAGCGGGGAACTGGCCCGCGAGTACGGCGTCACGGACCTCGACGGCAGCCGCCCCGATGTCTGGGGCTACATCCTGGCGGAGAAGGCGGGCGGGCGGCCCGCCCCGGAGGACTACCGCTGAACGCCTCCGTGCCGCACGCCTCCGTGCCGCCACCCGGGCCCGCCCGCGCGGCCCCCGGCCGGTCGGCGGTGCGCCGCCCCGCCCGCCCCGGTCGTGGGCGGGCCCCGGCGGCGGTACGGGCCGTGTCCGCTCCTCAGCGGTACGGACGGGCCGCCCGTTCCGCCGCCTCCGCGAAACGCGTCCGCAGCTCGGCGGGGGCCAGAACCTCCAGCTCCGGGGCGAGGGCGAAGAGCTGTGCGTACGCCACCTCGGGGGACTCGACGGGCAGGGTCAGCGTCACCCGGCCCCGCTCGTCGGGCGGCTGCGCCGCCGCCAGCGCCTCGCGGGCGGCGGACCGCTCGGTGACGTACGGCAGCCGTCGCGCGCCCTCCTCGGTGACGCGGATCACCACCTCGGAACGGAGCAGCGAGCGGCCGAACTGCTCCGCGCGCTCCGCCCAGAAGGCCGGGAGGTCGAACGTCTCGTCCCGGTCGAAGCACGCGCCCCCGTCAACGGGGGTGACGAGGGCGGCCGAGGTGAAGCGGTCCAGCCGGTAGACCCGGAACGAGTCCGCCACCCGGGCGCACAGATACCAGACGCCCGCCTTCAGCACGAGCCCGTACGGCTCCAGCTCGCGCCGGACCTCCTCGCCGCCCCGGCCCCGGTACTCCGCCCGCAGCCGCCGGTCCTCCCGGACCGCCTCCGCGACGACGGGCAGCAGCGGCGGCGTCTCCGGCTCCTGGTACCAGGCGGGCGCGTCCAGATGGAAGCGCTGGGCGGCGGTGCGGGGGGCGTCGCTGAGCGAGGGCAGCAGCGCCGCCGACACCTTCAGCCGGGCCGCCGACGCCGCGTCCCCGAGGCCCATCTCCCGCAGCGCCTGCGGCAGCCCCGAGAGGAACAGTGCCTCCGCCTCGCTGCGGCCCAGCCCGGTCAGCCGGGTGCGGTAGCCGCCGAGGAGCCGGTAGCCGCCCGCCCGGCCCCGGTCGGCGTGGACCGGGACGCCCGCCTCGGACAGGGCGAGGGCGTCCCGGGTCACCGTCCGCTCCGAGACCTCCAGCTCCCGGGCCAGCTCCGCCCCCGTCATCGAGGGCCTGTTCTGGAGCAGGAGCACCATCTTGATCAGCCGGGCAGCGCGCATCCCTCCATCATGGCCGAGAGGCCGAGAGGCCGTCGCGGCCGGAACGGCAGCACGGACGGGACGCCGGGCCGGGCCGGGCCGGGACGGCCCGGCCCGGCGCGGAGGTGACGGCCCGCGCGCGGTGCCGCCGCCGGCACCCGCCCGGGAGAGGCCCTACACCAGCGGCTCCTGCAACTCGGTCACCCAGGCCGCACGGTCCTCCGGCGCCTCCAGGTACACCTCGCGGGCGAACCCCGTCGACCGGTGGCCGCCCGCCTCGACCCAGCGGGCGAGGACCTGCTCCGTCTCGACGACCGTCGT
The nucleotide sequence above comes from Streptomyces clavuligerus. Encoded proteins:
- a CDS encoding GNAT family N-acetyltransferase, producing the protein MHESHIRPARADDGDALNRLDHDAWSTLHAVSPRRTQPFAPFFDERNRPGDLLVAEDGGGLLGYIKLAAPTPLACNRHVLQIQGLVVADAARGRGVGRALLRAAGTEARRRGAVRLTLRVLGHNAPARALYTSEGFAVEGVLPGEFLLDGEYVDDVLMGRSLP
- a CDS encoding DUF4240 domain-containing protein encodes the protein MDETEFWEIVDRTREAADGDPEDHADLLVERLAQLDPDSVLDFARHFEARYNRAYTWDLWGAAAVLLDGASDDVFDYFRCWLIGQGREVFEGAVHEPDALAELLDEFDPEIDGDGEDLGYAADEAYERLTGAVAPELGIPPQPAEPAGTPFDFDDEETLAERFPRLWERFGDGRDLL
- a CDS encoding SDR family oxidoreductase produces the protein MTADGTTRGGTAGCGARADAPLAGRVALVAGATRGAGRAIAVQLGAAGATVYATGRTTRDRVSELGRAGETIEGTAELVDAAGGTGIAIAADHLEPERVREVVARIDRNHGRLDILVNDVWGGNGLLDFGTRMWDVDLDRGLRMLDLGVRTHIITSSIALPLLIRRPGGLVVEVTDGTERTNREPRENFYYDLAKNAPIRMARLLGEELMELGCTAVAVTPGFLRSEEMLDHFGLTEENWREGTEAQPHWSLSESPVYLGRGLAALAADPGRHRWNGQSLDSGELAREYGVTDLDGSRPDVWGYILAEKAGGRPAPEDYR
- a CDS encoding helix-turn-helix transcriptional regulator, translated to MRAARLIKMVLLLQNRPSMTGAELARELEVSERTVTRDALALSEAGVPVHADRGRAGGYRLLGGYRTRLTGLGRSEAEALFLSGLPQALREMGLGDAASAARLKVSAALLPSLSDAPRTAAQRFHLDAPAWYQEPETPPLLPVVAEAVREDRRLRAEYRGRGGEEVRRELEPYGLVLKAGVWYLCARVADSFRVYRLDRFTSAALVTPVDGGACFDRDETFDLPAFWAERAEQFGRSLLRSEVVIRVTEEGARRLPYVTERSAAREALAAAQPPDERGRVTLTLPVESPEVAYAQLFALAPELEVLAPAELRTRFAEAAERAARPYR